The Chryseobacterium sp. 52 genome includes a region encoding these proteins:
- a CDS encoding caudovirus prohead protease: MPRFVLNDENVINSYGFKIPTAGIYLGRFNANPVMLDGHWNSNDSVIGKWKDIEISNGNLSAETVFNLKDPKAKSISEKVDDDFIKSASMGVAFKREDLQMVNGELTLTKCELLEASIVAIPSNANALKLYVDGKALTEFDVQTLCLSVAQNAPDDIETPPVQQLQTENTMLKLSELAFLALGFAEFTKEASETEINKAVLALKKSKEDAETKLTAAELKLSALEDKEKTEQLALSTKLVDDAVASGRITADKKQSFLDLAAQNFDLAKSTIESIPAKKSLAAEVKTIPGVEGITKMEDFQKLSLDEQIAFKADHPEAYQLILKS; the protein is encoded by the coding sequence ATGCCAAGATTTGTGTTAAATGATGAAAACGTAATTAATTCTTACGGCTTCAAAATCCCGACCGCAGGAATTTATTTAGGTAGGTTCAATGCTAACCCCGTAATGCTGGACGGACACTGGAACAGTAACGATTCTGTTATTGGAAAATGGAAGGATATCGAAATAAGTAACGGGAATCTTTCTGCCGAAACTGTTTTTAATCTTAAAGATCCTAAAGCTAAAAGTATCTCAGAGAAAGTAGATGATGATTTTATTAAATCTGCATCTATGGGAGTGGCTTTTAAAAGGGAAGATTTACAAATGGTCAACGGTGAGCTTACACTTACTAAATGTGAGCTGCTAGAGGCTTCGATTGTAGCTATTCCAAGCAATGCCAATGCCTTAAAATTATATGTTGACGGCAAAGCATTAACCGAGTTCGATGTGCAGACACTCTGCCTTTCTGTGGCACAAAATGCACCCGACGATATCGAAACACCCCCTGTACAACAATTACAAACAGAAAATACTATGTTAAAATTATCAGAACTGGCGTTTTTAGCGCTTGGATTCGCCGAATTCACAAAAGAAGCGAGCGAAACCGAAATTAATAAAGCGGTTTTAGCTTTGAAAAAATCCAAAGAAGATGCAGAAACCAAACTAACTGCTGCCGAATTGAAATTATCAGCATTAGAGGATAAAGAGAAAACAGAACAACTGGCTTTATCCACGAAATTAGTAGATGATGCCGTGGCATCGGGGCGTATTACCGCCGACAAAAAGCAAAGTTTCTTAGACCTAGCAGCTCAAAATTTCGATTTGGCAAAAAGTACAATCGAATCTATCCCTGCAAAAAAATCATTAGCGGCAGAAGTGAAAACTATTCCCGGAGTTGAAGGAATTACCAAAATGGAAGACTTCCAAAAGCTAAGCTTAGATGAGCAGATTGCTTTTAAGGCAGATCATCCTGAAGCTTACCAATTAATCTTAAAATCTTAA